One genomic segment of Daphnia magna isolate NIES unplaced genomic scaffold, ASM2063170v1.1 Dm_contigs152, whole genome shotgun sequence includes these proteins:
- the LOC116935908 gene encoding uncharacterized protein K02A2.6-like isoform X4: MAQGLKFPDSFAYTAPNLALEWAQWRRQFEWYIKATRKDETDEEILVGVLLSLLGREGVKIYETLPLTAANAKKIAEVLTAFTTYFEPLKSEVFDRFLFHRRIQQPGESFDTWLLELRSMVSSCNFGTPAVIDSVLRDQIVFGVASEHVREKLLFETDLKLAGACNIVRACESASSKLTQMAPRGESTVHRLHDNQPKGKQGMSSYNKSSQPGGNMQQYVNCQGCGRRHRKDQCSAAKVVCFSCQQVGHYANRCPNGGSQQGTSHPRKMAPPPAPPTGTRQPTMRPAQRGTFMQQQLHAVEQEGFDGQLTGANGFLGEDYVTHQLTCTEEKVDEWYEDMAVDGNATIRFKLDSGATCNVLPYELYASVCPNGAPLEPGPRVRNYSANGGYLNVLGVYKGQVVRRGIAYVLRFVVVNEPGQPAILGLPACKLMKLIKRVHSITVSPPQLQPPIVKEFADVFNGIGKLPIEHEIRLATGPNHVDPVVSAAGRVPFSLEKKVFDKLDQMVADNIIAPVVEPTEWVSRMLVVGKPDGDVRICLDPSDLNKAIQRQHFMVPTVEQLFGKIGRYRFLRLPFGLVSAPEVYLQAMSELFGDLHGVLIYFDDFLVMGETMEELECNLRRVLVRCREKNLKLQLKKCQFFVQNLPWLGHVIGNGSLKLDPEKVEAIVKMPAPTDKNGLIRLLGMDAAWVWDAQQEQALNALKSAISSLPVLRLFDVSKPLVVSVDASPIGIGAVLLQDGQPVAFSSTSLTETQKRYCQIEKELLAVQFGLLRFRQYVYGQKVTVETDHKPLVGLLEKPIATCSPRIQRMRLQLQRFDFRLVYKPGKELFIADTLSRAPSPRLFTDDVTQDSEDQVHHVLHSLVTSVSTRKRYAEVTALDPTLQLLKTVIQKGWPEKRAQCPAAVKPYWSVRSELSMVEGILLCGSRLVVPMSLRRETMEGIHDGHFGETKSVLRAKSAVYWPGWEDQVKNMVASCSVCQENRGRNPKLPLHPVRLPDYAFQLVSADLFEFERVNYILLVDAYSKWPCVVPLKSTTSSAIIEEMSRFFCDFGRPEELESDNGTQFSSAEFREYCASLNIKQVTSSPEFAQSNGLVERHIQTVKRTLLKMFAEGKSLWEALAAIRSTPVSGSLPAPSVLLQGRNLRGVLPFLDASLSPKLVPASFVRQELSRRQQTAAFVQPRPVSVRSSVLTVGQRVRALIKGTWQLGVVNVVCPEPHSYIVRLSDGRMFRRTRWAINVDNANRPTAVQRTMQPSRPEFSRGPVVVPPTQPPALVQQSGSSAVAVQSPPVTARPVAGVNTPSGQSSVFQSSAQQESTPGRSVEAPSRPVREIPASPARLVVSRIPVRDRVVWLPPSASSGQHAPVAALGVTRSGRRYIKPLPPSQ, from the exons ATGGCCCAAGGCTTGAAGTTCCCTGATTCTTTTGCGTACACGGCGCCTAATTTGGCCTTGGAGTGGGCGCAATGGCGTCGTCAGTTCGAGTGGTATATTAAAGCCACGCGTAAGGACGAGACGGATGAAGAAATTTTGGTTGGAGTGTTGTTATCTCTGCTTGGAAGAGAGGGAGTCAAGATTTATGAGACGTTACCATTGACAGCGGCAAATGCAAAAAAGATTGCTGAAGTGTTGACTGCGTTTACGACGTATTTTGAGCCCCTTAAAAGCGAGGTGTTCGAtcgctttctttttcatcgtcGTATCCAGCAACCGGGCGAATCTTTCGACACGTGGCTGCTGGAGTTACGCAGTATGGTGTCGTCGTGTAATTTTGGTACGCCCGCGGTTATTGACTCTGTATTACGAGACCAGATTGTTTTCGGCGTGGCCAGTGAACATGTGCGCGAAAAGCttttatttgaaactgacttaAAGTTGGCCGGGGCCTGCAACATTGTTCGCGCGTGTGAGTCAGCTTCGTCAAAACTGACCCAGATGGCGCCACGAGGAGAGTCTACTGTTCATCGCCTACATGACAACCAGCCAAAAGGAAAGCAGGGCATGAGCTCTTACAACAAGTCGAGTCAACCTGGCGGGAACATGCAGCAGTATGTTAATTGTCAGGGTTGTGGCAGACGTCATCGAAAAGATCAATGTTCTGCAGCAAAGGTGGTGTGCTTCTCGTGTCAACAAGTCGGCCATTATGCAAATAGGTGTCCGAATGGGGGATCTCAACAAGGTACGTCACACCCTCGCAAGATGGCGCCACCACCTGCACCTCCGACGGGTACCCGACAACCGACAATGCGGCCTGCACAACGCGGAACTTTTATGCAACAGCAGTTGCACGCCGTCGAACAGGAAGGTTTTGATGGCCAGTTGACAGGAGCCAACGGGTTCTTGGGAGAAGATTACGTCACTCATCAACTCACCTGCACAGAAGAAAAAGTGGACGAGTGGTATGAAGATATGGCGGTTGATGGAAATGCAACTATTCGTTTTAAACTTGACTCGGGCGCTACGTGTAATGTGTTGCCATATGAATTGTATGCGAGTGTGTGCCCGAATGGTGCTCCTTTGGAACCTGGTCCAAGAGTAAGAAACTACAGCGCAAACGGTGGTTATCTGAATGTTCTGGGCGTGTACAAGGGACAAGTGGTTCGTCGTGGAATAGCCTATGTGCTTCGATTTGTTGTGGTTAATGAACCTGGTCAACCAGCCATCTTAGGGCTTCCGGCGTGCAAGTTAATGAAGCTCATCAAGCGCGTTCATTCCATCACCGTGTCGCCGCCACAACTACAGCCGCCAATCGTGAAAGAGTTTGCAGACGTGTTCAACGGCATTGGAAAGCTTCCAATTGAACATGAAATACGCCTGGCAACTGGTCCTAATCATGTGGATCCGGTGGTGTCGGCGGCGGGTCGTGTTCCGTTTAGTTTGGAGAAAAAGGTGTTCGACAAACTGGATCAGATGGTTGCTGACAACATCATTGCTCCAGTAGTCGAACCGACGGAGTGGGTGAGCAGAATGCTGGTGGTTGGAAAACCTGATGGAGACGTCCGTATCTGTCTTGATCCATCTGACTTGAACAAGGCTATACAGCGGCAACACTTCATGGTGCCGACGGTGGAACAGCTGTTTGGAAAGATTG GAAGATATCGTTTCCTGCGGCTCCCGTTTGGCCTCGTCTCGGCTCCCGAAGTTTACCTTCAGGCCATGTCGGAACTGTTCGGCGATTTACACGGAGTGCTTATTTACTTCGATGACTTTTTGGTGATGGGAGAAACAATGGAAGAACTGGAGTGTAATCTGCGCCGAGTGCTGGTACGTTGCAGAGAAAAGAATTTAAAGTTGCAGTTAAAGAAATGCCAATTCTTTGTTCAGAATCTTCCCTGGTTGGGCCATGTGATCGGAAATGGATCTTTGAAGCTAGATCCAGAAAAAGTGGAAGCTATTGTGAAGATGCCGGCCCCTACGGACAAGAATGGCTTGATACGCTTACTTGGAATG GATGCGGCATGGGTGTGGGACGCGCAACAAGAACAAGCATTGAATGCTCTCAAGTCCGCCATTTCCTCGTTGCCAGTTTTACGTTTGTTCGATGTTTCCAAACCGTTGGTGGTCTCCGTGGATGCTTCACCCATCGGTATTGGTGCAGTTTTATTGCAAGATGGCCAGCCGGTGGCTTTTTCGTCCACATCGCTTACTGAGACTCAAAAACGTTACTGTCAAATAGAAAAGGAGCTGTTGGCGGTTCAGTTTGGTTTGCTGAGATTCCGGCAGTATGTTTATGGACAAAAAGTGACAGTTGAAACGGACCACAAACCGCTTGTTGGTCTGCTGGAAAAGCCGATAGCAACTTGCTCCCCAAGGATCCAACGGATGCGACTTCAACTGCAAAGGTTCGACTTTCGGCTTGTATATAAGCCCGGCAAGGAGCTTTTCATCGCCGACACCTTGAGCCGTGCACCTTCGCCGCGTTTGTTCACGGATGACGTCACCCAGGATAGTGAAGACCAAGTGCATCATGTGCTTCATAGTCTCGTCACTTCCGTGTCCACACGGAAGCGTTATGCCGAAGTCACGGCCTTGGATCCAACCCTGCAACTTTTGAAAACGGTGATTCAAAAAGGATGGCCTGAGAAGCGTGCTCAGTGTCCGGCTGCAGTCAAACCGTATTGGTCGGTGCGGAGCGAATTGTCAATGGTGGAAGGCATTTTATTGTGTGGCAGTCGTTTGGTGGTTCCAATGTCCCTTCGTCGCGAGACCATGGAGGGTATACACGACGGTCATTTCGGTGAAACGAAGTCTGTGTTACGCGCGAAGTCAGCAGTGTACTGGCCCGGTTGGGAGGACCAAGTAAAAAATATGGTGGCCAGTTGTTCGGTTTGCCAAGAAAACCGTGGTCGAAACCCTAAGCTGCCGTTACATCCCGTCCGGCTTCCGGATTACGCCTTTCAGCTAGTGTCTGCTGATTTGTTCGAGTTTGAGCGCGTGAACTATATTTTGCTGGTGGACGCGTACAGCAAATGGCCGTGTGTCGTTCCCCTTAAGTCAACAACGTCGTCAGCCATCATCGAAGAGATGTCACGATTTTTCTGTGACTTTGGACGGCCAGAGGAGTTGGAGTCTGACAACGGGACTCAGTTTTCCAGTGCGGAGTTCCGTGAATATTGTGCATCATTGAACATCAAGCAAGTGACGTCGAGTCCCGAGTTTGCCCAATCCAACGGACTGGTTGAGCGACACATCCAAACGGTAAAACGTACTTTACTGAAGATGTTTGCTGAAGGAAAGTCCCTGTGGGAGGCGCTGGCAGCAATTCGTTCGACCCCGGTGTCCGGCTCATTACCGGCCCCGTCCGTGCTACTTCAAGGACGTAATCTTCGTGGTGTGCTGCCTTTTCTCGACGCATCCTTATCGCCAAAGCTGGTGCCGGCGTCGTTTGTACGTCAAGAGTTGTCTCGTCGACAACAAACGGCGGCGTTTGTTCAACCCCGCCCAGTGAGTGTTCGGTCGTCTGTGTTGACTGTAGGACAACGTGTTCGTGCCTTGATCAAAGGGACGTGGCAACTTGGTGTCGTAAATGTGGTGTGCCCAGAACCACACTCTTATATCGTCCGCTTATCTGATGGGCGTATGTTTCGTCGTACACGCTGGGCAATCAACGTCGATAACGCGAACAGACCGACAGCCGTTCAGCGGACCATGCAACCTTCACGTCCGGAATTTTCACGTGGCCCGGTTGTCGTTCCACCCACTCAGCCGCCGGCTTTGGTTCAGCAGAGTGGAAGTTCAGCAGTGGCTGTCCAGTCACCGCCAGTCACGGCCCGTCCAGTCGCTGGTGTCAATACTCCGTCTGGACAGTCTTCCGTGTTCCAGTCGTCTGCTCAACAAGAGTCTACGCCGGGCCGTTCTGTTGAAGCGCCCAGCCGCCCTGTTCGAGAGATACCGGCCTCACCCGCTCGTTTAGTTGTTTCCCGTATTCCCGTTCGTGACCGGGTGGTTTGGTTGCCCCCTTCGGCCAGCAGTGGTCAACATGCTCCTGTAGCCGCCCTTGGTGTTACCCGCTCGGGCCGACGCTACATCAAACCTCTACCACCCTCTCAGTAA
- the LOC116935908 gene encoding uncharacterized protein K02A2.6-like isoform X2 → MAQGLKFPDSFAYTAPNLALEWAQWRRQFEWYIKATRKDETDEEILVGVLLSLLGREGVKIYETLPLTAANAKKIAEVLTAFTTYFEPLKSEVFDRFLFHRRIQQPGESFDTWLLELRSMVSSCNFGTPAVIDSVLRDQIVFGVASEHVREKLLFETDLKLAGACNIVRACESASSKLTQMAPRGESTVHRLHDNQPKGKQGMSSYNKSSQPGGNMQQYVNCQGCGRRHRKDQCSAAKVVCFSCQQVGHYANRCPNGGSQQGTSHPRKMAPPPAPPTGTRQPTMRPAQRGTFMQQQLHAVEQEGFDGQLTGANGFLGEDYVTHQLTCTEEKVDEWYEDMAVDGNATIRFKLDSGATCNVLPYELYASVCPNGAPLEPGPRVRNYSANGGYLNVLGVYKGQVVRRGIAYVLRFVVVNEPGQPAILGLPACKLMKLIKRVHSITVSPPQLQPPIVKEFADVFNGIGKLPIEHEIRLATGPNHVDPVVSAAGRVPFSLEKKVFDKLDQMVADNIIAPVVEPTEWVSRMLVVGKPDGDVRICLDPSDLNKAIQRQHFMVPTVEQLFGKIGKARYFCSLDAASGFYQIPLSDRSSYLCTMATPKGRYRFLRLPFGLVSAPEVYLQAMSELFGDLHGVLIYFDDFLVMGETMEELECNLRRVLNLPWLGHVIGNGSLKLDPEKVEAIVKMPAPTDKNGLIRLLGMDAAWVWDAQQEQALNALKSAISSLPVLRLFDVSKPLVVSVDASPIGIGAVLLQDGQPVAFSSTSLTETQKRYCQIEKELLAVQFGLLRFRQYVYGQKVTVETDHKPLVGLLEKPIATCSPRIQRMRLQLQRFDFRLVYKPGKELFIADTLSRAPSPRLFTDDVTQDSEDQVHHVLHSLVTSVSTRKRYAEVTALDPTLQLLKTVIQKGWPEKRAQCPAAVKPYWSVRSELSMVEGILLCGSRLVVPMSLRRETMEGIHDGHFGETKSVLRAKSAVYWPGWEDQVKNMVASCSVCQENRGRNPKLPLHPVRLPDYAFQLVSADLFEFERVNYILLVDAYSKWPCVVPLKSTTSSAIIEEMSRFFCDFGRPEELESDNGTQFSSAEFREYCASLNIKQVTSSPEFAQSNGLVERHIQTVKRTLLKMFAEGKSLWEALAAIRSTPVSGSLPAPSVLLQGRNLRGVLPFLDASLSPKLVPASFVRQELSRRQQTAAFVQPRPVSVRSSVLTVGQRVRALIKGTWQLGVVNVVCPEPHSYIVRLSDGRMFRRTRWAINVDNANRPTAVQRTMQPSRPEFSRGPVVVPPTQPPALVQQSGSSAVAVQSPPVTARPVAGVNTPSGQSSVFQSSAQQESTPGRSVEAPSRPVREIPASPARLVVSRIPVRDRVVWLPPSASSGQHAPVAALGVTRSGRRYIKPLPPSQ, encoded by the exons ATGGCCCAAGGCTTGAAGTTCCCTGATTCTTTTGCGTACACGGCGCCTAATTTGGCCTTGGAGTGGGCGCAATGGCGTCGTCAGTTCGAGTGGTATATTAAAGCCACGCGTAAGGACGAGACGGATGAAGAAATTTTGGTTGGAGTGTTGTTATCTCTGCTTGGAAGAGAGGGAGTCAAGATTTATGAGACGTTACCATTGACAGCGGCAAATGCAAAAAAGATTGCTGAAGTGTTGACTGCGTTTACGACGTATTTTGAGCCCCTTAAAAGCGAGGTGTTCGAtcgctttctttttcatcgtcGTATCCAGCAACCGGGCGAATCTTTCGACACGTGGCTGCTGGAGTTACGCAGTATGGTGTCGTCGTGTAATTTTGGTACGCCCGCGGTTATTGACTCTGTATTACGAGACCAGATTGTTTTCGGCGTGGCCAGTGAACATGTGCGCGAAAAGCttttatttgaaactgacttaAAGTTGGCCGGGGCCTGCAACATTGTTCGCGCGTGTGAGTCAGCTTCGTCAAAACTGACCCAGATGGCGCCACGAGGAGAGTCTACTGTTCATCGCCTACATGACAACCAGCCAAAAGGAAAGCAGGGCATGAGCTCTTACAACAAGTCGAGTCAACCTGGCGGGAACATGCAGCAGTATGTTAATTGTCAGGGTTGTGGCAGACGTCATCGAAAAGATCAATGTTCTGCAGCAAAGGTGGTGTGCTTCTCGTGTCAACAAGTCGGCCATTATGCAAATAGGTGTCCGAATGGGGGATCTCAACAAGGTACGTCACACCCTCGCAAGATGGCGCCACCACCTGCACCTCCGACGGGTACCCGACAACCGACAATGCGGCCTGCACAACGCGGAACTTTTATGCAACAGCAGTTGCACGCCGTCGAACAGGAAGGTTTTGATGGCCAGTTGACAGGAGCCAACGGGTTCTTGGGAGAAGATTACGTCACTCATCAACTCACCTGCACAGAAGAAAAAGTGGACGAGTGGTATGAAGATATGGCGGTTGATGGAAATGCAACTATTCGTTTTAAACTTGACTCGGGCGCTACGTGTAATGTGTTGCCATATGAATTGTATGCGAGTGTGTGCCCGAATGGTGCTCCTTTGGAACCTGGTCCAAGAGTAAGAAACTACAGCGCAAACGGTGGTTATCTGAATGTTCTGGGCGTGTACAAGGGACAAGTGGTTCGTCGTGGAATAGCCTATGTGCTTCGATTTGTTGTGGTTAATGAACCTGGTCAACCAGCCATCTTAGGGCTTCCGGCGTGCAAGTTAATGAAGCTCATCAAGCGCGTTCATTCCATCACCGTGTCGCCGCCACAACTACAGCCGCCAATCGTGAAAGAGTTTGCAGACGTGTTCAACGGCATTGGAAAGCTTCCAATTGAACATGAAATACGCCTGGCAACTGGTCCTAATCATGTGGATCCGGTGGTGTCGGCGGCGGGTCGTGTTCCGTTTAGTTTGGAGAAAAAGGTGTTCGACAAACTGGATCAGATGGTTGCTGACAACATCATTGCTCCAGTAGTCGAACCGACGGAGTGGGTGAGCAGAATGCTGGTGGTTGGAAAACCTGATGGAGACGTCCGTATCTGTCTTGATCCATCTGACTTGAACAAGGCTATACAGCGGCAACACTTCATGGTGCCGACGGTGGAACAGCTGTTTGGAAAGATTGGTAAGGCAAGGTATTTTTGTAGCCTCGACGCTGCATCGGGTTTTTACCAAATACCTCTGTCTGACCGCTCTTCATATTTGTGCACCATGGCAACACCCAAAGGAAGATATCGTTTCCTGCGGCTCCCGTTTGGCCTCGTCTCGGCTCCCGAAGTTTACCTTCAGGCCATGTCGGAACTGTTCGGCGATTTACACGGAGTGCTTATTTACTTCGATGACTTTTTGGTGATGGGAGAAACAATGGAAGAACTGGAGTGTAATCTGCGCCGAGTGCTG AATCTTCCCTGGTTGGGCCATGTGATCGGAAATGGATCTTTGAAGCTAGATCCAGAAAAAGTGGAAGCTATTGTGAAGATGCCGGCCCCTACGGACAAGAATGGCTTGATACGCTTACTTGGAATG GATGCGGCATGGGTGTGGGACGCGCAACAAGAACAAGCATTGAATGCTCTCAAGTCCGCCATTTCCTCGTTGCCAGTTTTACGTTTGTTCGATGTTTCCAAACCGTTGGTGGTCTCCGTGGATGCTTCACCCATCGGTATTGGTGCAGTTTTATTGCAAGATGGCCAGCCGGTGGCTTTTTCGTCCACATCGCTTACTGAGACTCAAAAACGTTACTGTCAAATAGAAAAGGAGCTGTTGGCGGTTCAGTTTGGTTTGCTGAGATTCCGGCAGTATGTTTATGGACAAAAAGTGACAGTTGAAACGGACCACAAACCGCTTGTTGGTCTGCTGGAAAAGCCGATAGCAACTTGCTCCCCAAGGATCCAACGGATGCGACTTCAACTGCAAAGGTTCGACTTTCGGCTTGTATATAAGCCCGGCAAGGAGCTTTTCATCGCCGACACCTTGAGCCGTGCACCTTCGCCGCGTTTGTTCACGGATGACGTCACCCAGGATAGTGAAGACCAAGTGCATCATGTGCTTCATAGTCTCGTCACTTCCGTGTCCACACGGAAGCGTTATGCCGAAGTCACGGCCTTGGATCCAACCCTGCAACTTTTGAAAACGGTGATTCAAAAAGGATGGCCTGAGAAGCGTGCTCAGTGTCCGGCTGCAGTCAAACCGTATTGGTCGGTGCGGAGCGAATTGTCAATGGTGGAAGGCATTTTATTGTGTGGCAGTCGTTTGGTGGTTCCAATGTCCCTTCGTCGCGAGACCATGGAGGGTATACACGACGGTCATTTCGGTGAAACGAAGTCTGTGTTACGCGCGAAGTCAGCAGTGTACTGGCCCGGTTGGGAGGACCAAGTAAAAAATATGGTGGCCAGTTGTTCGGTTTGCCAAGAAAACCGTGGTCGAAACCCTAAGCTGCCGTTACATCCCGTCCGGCTTCCGGATTACGCCTTTCAGCTAGTGTCTGCTGATTTGTTCGAGTTTGAGCGCGTGAACTATATTTTGCTGGTGGACGCGTACAGCAAATGGCCGTGTGTCGTTCCCCTTAAGTCAACAACGTCGTCAGCCATCATCGAAGAGATGTCACGATTTTTCTGTGACTTTGGACGGCCAGAGGAGTTGGAGTCTGACAACGGGACTCAGTTTTCCAGTGCGGAGTTCCGTGAATATTGTGCATCATTGAACATCAAGCAAGTGACGTCGAGTCCCGAGTTTGCCCAATCCAACGGACTGGTTGAGCGACACATCCAAACGGTAAAACGTACTTTACTGAAGATGTTTGCTGAAGGAAAGTCCCTGTGGGAGGCGCTGGCAGCAATTCGTTCGACCCCGGTGTCCGGCTCATTACCGGCCCCGTCCGTGCTACTTCAAGGACGTAATCTTCGTGGTGTGCTGCCTTTTCTCGACGCATCCTTATCGCCAAAGCTGGTGCCGGCGTCGTTTGTACGTCAAGAGTTGTCTCGTCGACAACAAACGGCGGCGTTTGTTCAACCCCGCCCAGTGAGTGTTCGGTCGTCTGTGTTGACTGTAGGACAACGTGTTCGTGCCTTGATCAAAGGGACGTGGCAACTTGGTGTCGTAAATGTGGTGTGCCCAGAACCACACTCTTATATCGTCCGCTTATCTGATGGGCGTATGTTTCGTCGTACACGCTGGGCAATCAACGTCGATAACGCGAACAGACCGACAGCCGTTCAGCGGACCATGCAACCTTCACGTCCGGAATTTTCACGTGGCCCGGTTGTCGTTCCACCCACTCAGCCGCCGGCTTTGGTTCAGCAGAGTGGAAGTTCAGCAGTGGCTGTCCAGTCACCGCCAGTCACGGCCCGTCCAGTCGCTGGTGTCAATACTCCGTCTGGACAGTCTTCCGTGTTCCAGTCGTCTGCTCAACAAGAGTCTACGCCGGGCCGTTCTGTTGAAGCGCCCAGCCGCCCTGTTCGAGAGATACCGGCCTCACCCGCTCGTTTAGTTGTTTCCCGTATTCCCGTTCGTGACCGGGTGGTTTGGTTGCCCCCTTCGGCCAGCAGTGGTCAACATGCTCCTGTAGCCGCCCTTGGTGTTACCCGCTCGGGCCGACGCTACATCAAACCTCTACCACCCTCTCAGTAA